A stretch of DNA from Carboxydothermus pertinax:
CTTTTTCGGTGCCCTCTTTTTCCTCCCCTTTGGTCTTTGGGAAATGAAAAATATTGATTTAGCTACCATTTCATTGAAAAACTATCTTTTAATCCTGCATTTAGCAGTTTTTCCAACAATACTGGCCTTTTTCTGGTGGAATCTTGGCATAAAAAAGGTCGGAGCTCAGAAATCTGCTCTCTTTATTAACTTAATTCCAATTTTTACTTTACTCCTATCAAATCTCTTATTAGGGGAAAAAATAACCCAGCCCCGTCTTTGGGGAGGGTTACTGGTTATTTTAGGAGTTTTAGAAGGAAGTTACGGCTTTATCCCTCTGCCCTTTAAACCTAAAGTAAATTTACCCAGCTAACTTTTTCTAAAGGTATATTTAAACTCCCAAGGCCTCGGCCTAAAATAATTTCCGGCTTATTTGCCCCGTGAAAGTCACTGCCTCCAGAAATTAAAAGCTTGTATTCCTCGGCAAGTTTCAAGTAAAGCTTTGTTTGTTCTTCGCTGTGGTAAGTATAGTAAGCTTCAATCCCATCCAAACCGTAGCTTACTAATTCCTCTAAAAGTTTTTTTAACTCCACCTCAATCTTTTCCAAATAAACCGGGTGGGCTAAAAAGCTAAGCCCCCCGGCTTGTTTTATAATATTTATGGCTTCAAAAGGAGTTAATTTTTCTTTGGGGACATAAGCCGGACAGCCTTTGCCAAGATATTTGGAAAATGCTTCCTCCAGGGACGAAACATACCCCTTTTTCAGTAAAACCCTGGCCATATGAGGCCTTCCCACAATTTCGCCGCCTGCTTCTAAAACTACTTCTTCTAAAGTTATGTCAAACCCCAGAGCGTTTAATTTTTTAATCATTAAAGGATTTCGTCGTTCCCGGTTTTCTTTAAGCCGGGTTAGGGTTTTAATAAATTTTTCATCTTTAATATCCATGCCGTAACCTAAAATATGCATTTCCGTGGGCTCAAAAACCACACTGATTTCCACACCCGCAATAACTTTAACTCCATACTTTTCTCCTGCCCCCACCGCCTCAATAACTCCAGCAGCGGAGTCATGATCAGTAATAGCCAAAATTTTTATCCTCTCTTTTTGGGCAAGTTTAACCAGTTCTTCGGGAGTATAAGTACCATCGGAAGCGGTAGTATGGGTATGTAGATCGATCATAAAATCCTCCTATCCTTAAAATAAAATCATCTTGTCACTGGCAATGGTTTTTACGTATCAAATTCCATTATGCTAAACATTAACCTTAAAAAACTATCTCCCCTACACCCTAAACTTTTATATTTTCAATTATAACGAAAAATTGCCCAAAATAAAAAGAGCAGCTCTTTTTTAAGAACTGCTCCCAATTTTTCTTAGCCGCCCAGGTACGCTGCTTTAACCTGGGGATCATTGGCCAGCTTTTGCGCAGGTCCGGACAAAACGATTTTCCCGGTCTCCAGGACATATCCTTTATGGGCAATGGATAAAGCCATATGGGCATTTTGTTCCACTAAAAGAATGGTCGTCCCCTGCTCGTTTAATTCTT
This window harbors:
- a CDS encoding PHP domain-containing protein — protein: MIDLHTHTTASDGTYTPEELVKLAQKERIKILAITDHDSAAGVIEAVGAGEKYGVKVIAGVEISVVFEPTEMHILGYGMDIKDEKFIKTLTRLKENRERRNPLMIKKLNALGFDITLEEVVLEAGGEIVGRPHMARVLLKKGYVSSLEEAFSKYLGKGCPAYVPKEKLTPFEAINIIKQAGGLSFLAHPVYLEKIEVELKKLLEELVSYGLDGIEAYYTYHSEEQTKLYLKLAEEYKLLISGGSDFHGANKPEIILGRGLGSLNIPLEKVSWVNLL